A genomic window from Sporosarcina sp. Marseille-Q4063 includes:
- a CDS encoding SRPBCC domain-containing protein, translated as MKPDVSLDFQFTSTIQQVWTALTESDLLKEWIWDNDFKAVVGHKFQFRAEPSEWWDGIVDGEVLEVDEPNRLSYTWASAGETTTVTWTLKEASDGTVNLHLDQSGFSEATKAQEGAIEGAKYGWTSMGTKLEKVLANQ; from the coding sequence ATGAAGCCAGATGTATCATTAGATTTTCAATTTACAAGTACGATCCAACAAGTGTGGACCGCATTAACAGAATCGGACTTGCTTAAAGAGTGGATTTGGGATAATGATTTTAAAGCAGTCGTCGGACATAAATTTCAGTTTCGCGCGGAGCCTTCCGAATGGTGGGATGGCATTGTAGACGGTGAAGTGCTTGAAGTAGACGAGCCAAATCGATTATCTTACACATGGGCAAGCGCTGGTGAAACTACGACTGTTACATGGACTTTAAAAGAGGCATCCGATGGAACTGTTAATTTGCATCTCGATCAATCCGGATTTAGCGAGGCGACAAAAGCACAAGAAGGAGCCATCGAGGGAGCTAAATATGGCTGGACGAGTATGGGGACCAAGCTGGAAAAAGTGTTAGCAAACCAATAA
- a CDS encoding helix-turn-helix transcriptional regulator, with translation MNRKNPKRDVYEAVADPTRRKLIQILSGVEELPLHELTIHFQMGRTAVSKHLAILRDADLVSARKVGRETRYRLNAEPLKEIQDWVSFYEDFWKQRIAKLNLLLEEKK, from the coding sequence GTGAACAGGAAAAACCCCAAAAGAGATGTGTATGAAGCTGTCGCGGATCCAACAAGGAGAAAGTTAATTCAAATACTGTCAGGTGTTGAAGAATTACCACTTCATGAATTAACAATTCATTTCCAAATGGGGCGTACAGCAGTATCTAAACATTTAGCCATTCTTAGAGATGCGGATCTTGTGAGCGCCCGGAAGGTTGGCAGAGAAACGAGGTATCGGTTGAATGCCGAGCCTTTGAAAGAAATACAAGATTGGGTATCTTTTTATGAAGATTTTTGGAAACAAAGAATAGCAAAACTAAATCTTTTATTGGAGGAAAAAAAATGA
- a CDS encoding anti sigma factor C-terminal domain-containing protein has product MDEFTEDVFDDKKINKAIKKGKRKTIITIVFVSIMVFVVLNIVNFAISAYFSEKAFKQWDSYVRLSTPNGYISETVDSTGILGGQSNYKISKDMKIKAVVIEQKQYQFGLTPSLLISRGAGGMVGITGDDWQFGYKENGWRDLMFFHPDVAYKKYKNDEDLINRMEGDKIYEVALSFDKPYKQSELPLYELPEMSWFWMNTYNESELKKFQQEAKEHDWSSTFIGENEALGFSTNSAVFSSVNLEDEYKDFLNHLQTSFSKEHQHVHDIMKNISIDDVEILGVVIYGTKNEIEEVIKKPFIKASSLGGVIDNY; this is encoded by the coding sequence ATGGATGAATTTACAGAGGATGTTTTTGATGATAAGAAGATAAATAAGGCAATAAAAAAAGGCAAAAGAAAGACGATTATCACGATTGTTTTTGTTTCAATTATGGTTTTTGTTGTTCTCAATATAGTCAACTTCGCTATATCTGCTTACTTTAGCGAAAAGGCATTTAAGCAATGGGATTCATACGTTCGTCTAAGTACACCAAATGGCTACATCAGTGAAACAGTGGATTCAACAGGTATATTAGGTGGACAGAGCAATTATAAAATTTCTAAGGATATGAAAATAAAGGCAGTCGTTATCGAACAAAAACAATATCAATTTGGTCTAACACCATCTTTATTAATTTCACGTGGGGCTGGGGGTATGGTAGGAATCACTGGCGACGATTGGCAATTTGGATATAAAGAAAATGGCTGGCGGGACCTGATGTTTTTTCATCCAGATGTCGCATATAAAAAATATAAAAATGATGAAGATCTGATTAATCGTATGGAAGGGGATAAAATTTACGAGGTAGCCCTCTCTTTTGATAAGCCGTACAAGCAAAGTGAACTGCCTTTATATGAACTTCCTGAAATGAGCTGGTTTTGGATGAATACTTATAATGAAAGTGAACTAAAAAAATTCCAACAAGAGGCGAAAGAACATGATTGGTCATCGACTTTTATTGGAGAAAATGAAGCCTTAGGTTTTTCTACAAATTCAGCCGTTTTTTCGAGTGTTAATTTGGAGGATGAATATAAGGACTTTTTAAATCATTTGCAAACAAGTTTTTCTAAAGAACATCAGCACGTCCACGACATAATGAAAAATATAAGTATAGATGACGTAGAAATATTAGGGGTAGTCATTTATGGTACAAAGAATGAGATAGAAGAAGTTATCAAAAAGCCGTTCATTAAAGCATCTTCATTAGGTGGAGTAATTGATAATTATTGA
- a CDS encoding RNA polymerase sigma factor, producing the protein MESQFLLEIYNKQARMIYFYLKKNGCSHEDAEDIVQESYMKYIAYSSGVSSDKALSYTFTIAMNEFKKKLRKKGKEQVISINDHRFWNNFASDQDTESSVLNIEMNQEISSTLEEMKEVYSQLLVLKYELELSYNEISLLLGMKKETVRTYLFRARKDFQEKWRNLHG; encoded by the coding sequence ATGGAATCTCAGTTTTTATTAGAAATATATAACAAACAGGCGAGAATGATTTATTTTTATTTAAAAAAGAATGGCTGTAGTCATGAAGATGCGGAAGATATTGTTCAAGAAAGTTATATGAAATATATTGCTTATAGTAGCGGTGTTTCATCCGATAAAGCCCTGTCATATACTTTCACCATTGCTATGAATGAATTCAAAAAGAAGTTGAGGAAAAAAGGAAAGGAACAAGTAATTTCAATTAATGATCATCGTTTCTGGAATAATTTTGCTAGCGATCAAGATACTGAGTCAAGTGTCTTAAATATAGAAATGAATCAGGAAATTTCATCTACATTAGAGGAGATGAAGGAAGTATATAGTCAACTACTTGTATTAAAATATGAGCTTGAGCTTAGTTATAATGAAATCTCCCTATTACTAGGAATGAAGAAAGAAACAGTTAGAACCTATTTATTTCGGGCAAGAAAGGACTTTCAAGAGAAGTGGAGGAATTTACATGGATGA
- a CDS encoding GNAT family N-acetyltransferase: MSALSSAPQVKDALGLTNDQTSLEGTLDFIKFIQMQESLGKQYSRVILDETENLIGVITLKDIDDINKTCHIGTWIGHQYWGKGYNALAKSEILYIAFTVLDLEYVFAGAKLSNVRSQKAQENLPYIRIGVQSEFPEEHSKLESQVNSPCILNVIEREMFLKWHSDKK; this comes from the coding sequence ATGTCAGCACTTTCGTCAGCACCCCAGGTAAAAGATGCATTAGGACTTACAAATGACCAAACTTCACTTGAAGGTACTCTTGATTTTATAAAGTTTATTCAAATGCAAGAAAGCCTAGGAAAGCAATATTCAAGAGTCATCCTTGATGAAACCGAAAATTTAATTGGCGTAATAACACTAAAAGACATTGATGACATCAATAAAACTTGTCATATCGGCACTTGGATAGGGCATCAATATTGGGGAAAAGGTTATAACGCTTTAGCCAAATCAGAAATTCTATATATCGCCTTTACAGTATTGGATTTAGAATATGTATTTGCAGGAGCAAAGTTATCAAATGTCCGTTCTCAAAAGGCGCAGGAGAATCTGCCTTATATTAGAATTGGTGTACAGTCAGAGTTTCCAGAGGAACATAGTAAATTAGAATCGCAAGTGAATTCACCTTGCATTTTGAATGTAATAGAGAGAGAAATGTTTTTGAAGTGGCATTCAGACAAAAAATAA
- a CDS encoding VOC family protein, producing the protein MVIETTVQVRVSDFENGKKWYMSLLNKEPDFVPHEGFVEFELVPGSWLQVAEGTPTEGSGPLRMGVMDIEAEKDRMLKELNIEPFEIYSRKEVPVIWGSFTDPWGNRLGLFEYLDENERDETIKRVHGTTAK; encoded by the coding sequence ATGGTTATTGAAACGACCGTGCAAGTTCGTGTTTCAGACTTTGAAAATGGGAAGAAATGGTACATGTCACTACTGAATAAAGAGCCTGATTTTGTACCTCATGAAGGATTTGTTGAATTTGAGCTCGTGCCCGGGAGTTGGTTACAGGTAGCTGAAGGAACGCCAACAGAAGGTAGCGGCCCTTTACGTATGGGTGTGATGGATATAGAGGCTGAAAAGGATAGAATGCTTAAGGAATTAAATATTGAGCCTTTTGAAATATATTCAAGAAAAGAGGTTCCTGTAATATGGGGAAGCTTTACAGATCCTTGGGGGAATCGATTGGGTTTATTCGAATATTTGGATGAAAATGAACGAGACGAAACAATAAAAAGAGTTCATGGGACGACGGCTAAGTAA
- the ltrA gene encoding group II intron reverse transcriptase/maturase gives MSTLRYWDYYNMTETFTDLYEKSCNKDTFSHLYDIIVSRENILLAFRTIKSNKGSKTPGTDGKTINDIKELSENELVKTIQTKLENYRPKKVRRKWIEKESGGQRPLGIPCMLDRIIQQCFKQVLEPIAEAHFYNHSYGFRPLRSAHHAIARIQFLINHSQLHYVVDIDIKSFFDNVNHALLIKQLWNLGIHDRKVLTCISKMLKAEIDTEGVPSKGVPQGGLLSTLLSNIVLNDLDQWVADQWELFPLSKNYKSRVGERYAKKRTNLKEGYLVRYADDFKILCRDGKTAQKWYHAVKLYLKERLKLDISPEKSQIVNLRKRESEFLGFTIKANAKRTKRVAHTGIKKKKQEKLKEQTKLHIQRIKKSPTTQNALRFNSFVLGIHNYFNRATHVNLEFSRLAYELKAFLYNRLRPVGKYGHPINPSPAYKKFYSTKVKTFKIAGVHLFPIGDVKTVNAMNFSRKLSLYTEEGRKRIYDKLKPNVILEISRLMKAKLPDRTVEYMDNRLSRFSMKMGKCEITGWSLTAHEVHCHHYTPTHLGGTDKFNNLRVLHKDIHRLIHRKNTGIISSEIQKFGLTASMIKKLNQYRMECRLETVD, from the coding sequence GTGTCAACTTTGAGATATTGGGATTACTACAATATGACGGAAACTTTTACCGATTTATACGAAAAGTCTTGTAATAAGGATACGTTCAGTCATCTTTACGACATCATCGTATCGAGAGAAAACATTCTTTTGGCTTTTCGTACAATCAAATCGAATAAAGGTTCCAAAACACCAGGTACAGATGGCAAAACCATCAATGACATCAAAGAGCTTTCGGAAAATGAATTGGTGAAAACCATCCAAACAAAACTGGAAAATTATCGACCCAAGAAAGTCAGAAGAAAATGGATTGAAAAGGAAAGTGGTGGACAAAGACCCCTTGGAATCCCTTGTATGCTTGACCGGATTATTCAACAATGTTTTAAACAAGTTCTTGAGCCAATTGCTGAAGCCCATTTCTATAATCATAGTTATGGCTTCAGACCGTTAAGGTCTGCCCATCATGCTATAGCGAGAATACAATTTCTTATCAACCACTCGCAGCTACATTATGTGGTTGATATCGATATAAAGAGTTTCTTTGATAATGTGAATCACGCACTTCTCATCAAACAATTATGGAACTTAGGCATTCATGATAGAAAAGTACTTACTTGCATATCTAAAATGCTAAAAGCCGAGATTGACACTGAAGGTGTGCCGTCCAAAGGCGTTCCGCAGGGCGGGTTGCTATCAACTCTATTATCGAACATAGTATTAAACGACTTAGACCAATGGGTAGCTGATCAATGGGAGCTTTTCCCTCTTTCGAAAAATTACAAATCAAGAGTTGGAGAAAGATACGCTAAGAAGCGTACTAACCTCAAAGAAGGATATCTCGTCCGTTATGCGGATGACTTTAAAATCCTTTGTCGAGATGGGAAAACTGCTCAAAAGTGGTACCATGCGGTCAAGCTATACCTCAAAGAACGGTTAAAACTAGATATATCTCCAGAAAAATCGCAAATCGTAAATTTGCGAAAGAGAGAATCCGAGTTCTTGGGATTTACGATTAAAGCGAATGCAAAGAGAACCAAAAGAGTTGCCCATACGGGCATTAAAAAGAAGAAACAAGAGAAATTAAAAGAACAGACTAAACTTCATATCCAAAGGATAAAGAAGTCGCCTACCACTCAAAATGCATTACGTTTCAACAGTTTTGTTTTAGGTATTCACAATTACTTTAACCGAGCTACTCATGTAAACCTGGAGTTCTCACGTCTCGCCTATGAATTAAAAGCCTTTCTGTATAACCGCCTTCGTCCTGTAGGAAAATATGGGCATCCAATCAATCCTAGCCCGGCATATAAAAAGTTCTATAGCACGAAAGTGAAAACGTTCAAAATCGCAGGAGTCCACTTATTCCCGATTGGAGATGTTAAAACTGTAAATGCCATGAACTTTAGCCGTAAGCTTTCTCTTTATACGGAGGAAGGCAGAAAGAGAATTTACGATAAATTAAAGCCGAATGTCATTTTAGAAATCAGCAGATTAATGAAAGCAAAGCTTCCAGACAGAACGGTTGAATATATGGATAACCGCCTTAGCCGTTTCAGTATGAAAATGGGTAAATGCGAAATCACAGGTTGGAGTTTAACCGCTCACGAAGTTCACTGCCATCATTATACACCAACACATCTTGGAGGAACGGATAAGTTCAATAACTTAAGAGTTCTCCATAAAGACATACACCGACTGATACATCGTAAAAATACAGGAATTATCTCGTCAGAGATACAGAAATTCGGTTTAACTGCTTCTATGATAAAGAAACTGAATCAATATCGAATGGAATGTAGGCTTGAAACGGTAGATTAA
- a CDS encoding GrpB family protein, whose product MEQVSFYNQKCFKRDVEKTFTSHRDLIQELIPRADVQHVGSTAIPNSLTKGDLDIQVRVSKIQFIQAVESLSSVYESNDESIKTSEFRAFKDDTGIPPLGIQLTIIGSEFDFFWKFRDILLQNDQYRTEYDELKRKFEGKCMEAYRGAKNDFFSKIIQTPEFKRLKTDINRND is encoded by the coding sequence ATGGAACAAGTAAGCTTTTATAATCAAAAATGTTTTAAACGTGATGTAGAGAAAACTTTCACCTCTCATAGAGACCTAATTCAAGAACTTATTCCACGCGCCGACGTGCAACACGTTGGTAGTACTGCTATACCAAACAGCCTTACTAAGGGAGATTTAGATATACAGGTTCGCGTTTCTAAAATTCAATTTATTCAAGCTGTCGAATCACTCTCTTCCGTCTATGAATCCAACGATGAAAGTATAAAAACAAGTGAGTTTAGGGCATTTAAAGACGATACAGGTATTCCACCATTAGGTATACAATTGACTATTATAGGTTCAGAATTTGATTTCTTCTGGAAGTTTCGAGATATTTTACTGCAAAATGATCAATACAGAACAGAGTATGACGAATTGAAAAGGAAGTTTGAAGGAAAATGTATGGAAGCTTATAGGGGAGCGAAAAATGATTTCTTTAGCAAGATAATACAGACTCCAGAATTCAAGAGATTGAAAACCGATATAAATAGAAATGACTAA
- a CDS encoding DNA alkylation repair protein — translation MTKVWDYKGIVEKFEANRNAEQAGPMAAYLKNHFTFLGIKSPQRKQLLREYFAEYALPEPERLFEEVWKLYELPEREYQYAAFALLEKMKKYLSVEDLPELRRLIETKSWWDSVDSIAPKFVGDIVKADPARGEKVMMEWSQSDNMWTNRAAILCQLKFKQAMNSDLLFEIIRQHMRSNEFFIQKAIGWVLREYAKTNPEVVKTFVAEHPLKPLSKREALKHFK, via the coding sequence TTGACAAAAGTATGGGATTATAAAGGAATTGTCGAAAAATTCGAGGCGAATCGCAACGCGGAACAAGCTGGTCCAATGGCGGCCTATTTAAAAAACCATTTTACTTTCTTGGGAATTAAGAGCCCTCAACGTAAACAATTGCTACGCGAATATTTTGCAGAATATGCATTGCCAGAACCTGAGCGGCTGTTTGAAGAAGTCTGGAAACTGTATGAACTCCCGGAACGAGAATATCAGTATGCGGCATTTGCATTACTTGAAAAAATGAAGAAATATTTGTCGGTTGAAGATTTACCCGAATTACGCAGATTGATCGAAACAAAGTCTTGGTGGGATAGCGTGGATTCGATTGCGCCGAAGTTTGTTGGCGATATTGTGAAAGCAGATCCAGCACGAGGTGAAAAAGTGATGATGGAGTGGTCTCAGTCCGATAATATGTGGACAAACCGTGCCGCGATTCTCTGCCAATTAAAATTTAAACAGGCGATGAATTCGGATTTATTATTTGAGATTATTAGGCAACATATGAGGTCCAATGAATTCTTTATCCAGAAGGCAATTGGCTGGGTATTACGGGAGTATGCCAAGACGAATCCCGAAGTCGTAAAAACGTTTGTAGCAGAACATCCTTTGAAACCATTGAGTAAACGGGAAGCGTTGAAGCATTTCAAGTGA
- a CDS encoding PadR family transcriptional regulator → MNVQFKKGVLNLCVLVLLDKQDRYGYELVQKISNQISISEGSVYPLLRRLTKEGYFTTYLQESSEGPPRKYYKLTDTGRTYLHEQLEEWRNFTEGVNTLIKESVRND, encoded by the coding sequence TTGAATGTACAATTTAAAAAAGGCGTGTTAAACCTATGTGTGCTTGTGCTTTTAGACAAACAGGATCGCTACGGTTATGAACTCGTTCAAAAAATTTCCAACCAGATTTCCATATCTGAAGGCTCGGTTTATCCGTTACTTCGCCGTTTGACAAAGGAAGGTTATTTCACAACCTATCTACAAGAATCATCAGAAGGCCCCCCGCGTAAGTATTATAAGTTAACAGATACGGGACGGACTTATTTACACGAACAATTAGAGGAATGGCGGAATTTCACGGAGGGCGTAAATACATTAATCAAGGAGAGTGTGCGAAATGACTGA
- a CDS encoding DUF4097 family beta strand repeat-containing protein, which translates to MTENQFISELETAISHLPEAERNDILVDIREYFSDGREDGKTDDEIASSLGSPAKIAEDLLDSYPFIENDTPAEVSDELITITDNSYTNVDIDVQHGALFVRPSHDTTTTVELIGSNEKLELTAQVVGDTLVVRLKSLRHWLFMFNFNMKAVTLNVFIPKKLYQSFAMKTDNGRIDATKILGNNVTANTDNGRIQLKEIAASSLTAETDNGRIVLEKAQVDHVRTKTDNGRIEMSHIDAESIGAESDNGRIVLEHVKGSVVGITDNGRIILQTESLDRNIDLKTDNGSILVESRMEPTNVSIHAKTGHGRVDIFGERNSRTVIGAGENTIRLKSDNGRITVR; encoded by the coding sequence ATGACTGAAAACCAATTTATTAGTGAACTTGAAACGGCAATCAGCCACTTACCCGAAGCGGAACGAAACGATATCCTCGTTGATATCCGTGAATACTTTTCAGATGGCCGCGAGGACGGAAAAACAGATGATGAAATTGCTTCTTCCCTAGGCTCTCCTGCAAAAATTGCCGAAGACCTACTTGATTCCTATCCATTTATTGAAAATGATACACCCGCTGAGGTAAGCGATGAATTAATTACAATTACCGATAACAGCTATACGAATGTCGATATCGATGTTCAACACGGCGCACTGTTTGTTAGACCTTCTCATGACACGACAACGACTGTGGAATTAATCGGCTCGAATGAGAAACTCGAATTGACTGCGCAAGTCGTTGGCGACACCTTAGTTGTTCGGTTGAAAAGTTTACGCCATTGGTTATTCATGTTCAATTTTAATATGAAGGCGGTGACACTTAACGTGTTTATTCCAAAGAAGTTATATCAATCATTTGCGATGAAAACGGATAATGGGCGAATTGACGCTACTAAAATTCTTGGGAACAACGTGACTGCAAACACCGACAACGGTCGAATACAATTAAAAGAAATCGCTGCCTCTTCCCTGACAGCCGAAACGGATAATGGCCGCATTGTTCTTGAGAAAGCCCAAGTGGATCATGTCAGAACGAAAACAGATAATGGTCGAATTGAAATGAGCCACATTGATGCGGAAAGTATCGGTGCAGAATCGGATAACGGGCGAATTGTGCTTGAACATGTAAAAGGTTCCGTTGTGGGAATTACGGACAACGGGCGAATTATATTACAAACTGAAAGTCTCGATCGAAATATCGATTTGAAAACAGATAATGGTAGTATTTTGGTAGAATCAAGAATGGAACCAACAAACGTTTCTATTCATGCCAAAACAGGTCATGGTCGCGTGGATATATTCGGAGAGCGAAATTCGCGGACTGTTATTGGCGCTGGAGAAAATACGATTCGATTGAAATCAGATAACGGAAGAATTACTGTTAGGTAA
- a CDS encoding DinB family protein: MFKTIDEFLNLWEHESGSTLKILSALTDESLAQEVSPEDRTLGRIAWHIVQTLHEMMSQTGLEFKGTPEDAPVPETAAEIADAYRSTNEAMVSAMKSQWNDEVLSEMRDMYGEQWSVGTVLGILTAHETHHRGQMTVLMRQAGLRVPGVYGPAREEWAAFGGEAPVI; the protein is encoded by the coding sequence ATGTTTAAAACAATCGATGAATTCCTTAATCTTTGGGAACATGAAAGCGGATCGACGCTGAAAATCTTGAGTGCGCTTACCGACGAATCATTAGCACAAGAGGTGTCGCCAGAAGACCGTACACTCGGCCGAATTGCTTGGCATATTGTACAAACACTTCATGAAATGATGTCGCAGACAGGGTTGGAATTTAAGGGAACACCGGAGGATGCGCCAGTACCGGAAACTGCAGCTGAAATTGCGGATGCTTATCGTTCGACCAATGAAGCAATGGTTTCAGCAATGAAATCGCAATGGAACGATGAAGTATTAAGTGAAATGAGAGACATGTACGGAGAACAATGGTCTGTCGGAACTGTTCTTGGCATCTTAACTGCTCACGAAACGCATCACCGCGGACAAATGACCGTGCTCATGCGTCAAGCAGGATTGCGTGTACCGGGTGTTTACGGACCGGCTCGTGAAGAATGGGCAGCGTTTGGCGGAGAAGCACCTGTTATTTGA
- a CDS encoding M28 family peptidase: MVRKALYIPILLVFSIFISACSPPVQEVISSSTDNVDSAILDNLDVEKIYSNVKELSKEPRIAGTDSEKNAANFITSQLETFGYAVESQPFEFDHYIFPKLVELTIDGIEQSFSPEPFQYSVSGNVTGTLINVNNGLTSDYEDIDVKGKIAVASISDIYFEEMVLNAAEAGAVGVIINFADGLPNTGWSLGKHHDDFIPTIALSPGEGKSLLNLIRDNESVTGTITIEGADIEKHESQNIIVTKPSKTSNDEIVVVGAHYDSVETSPGASDNASGTAVLLEIARVLESVSTDKELRFLFFGAEELGLFGSEKYVDEMTKSEIKRTDAMLNMDMVGSVDAGPLTMFTVDGFSNTVTDTAKTIKKIPLEFTDRSDHKPFHNAGIDAALFSYFPSEEWYHSPQDTIDQISKDRLDEVASLVTASVLKLSTNNYHE, from the coding sequence ATGGTTCGAAAAGCTCTTTATATTCCAATCTTATTAGTATTTAGCATCTTCATTTCCGCATGCTCCCCACCTGTACAAGAGGTCATAAGCTCTTCTACCGACAATGTTGATTCAGCCATATTAGATAATTTGGATGTCGAAAAGATTTATTCAAACGTAAAAGAACTATCAAAAGAGCCTCGAATCGCAGGCACTGATTCTGAAAAAAATGCAGCAAATTTCATTACCAGTCAATTGGAAACCTTTGGTTATGCTGTTGAATCCCAACCCTTCGAATTTGATCATTATATTTTTCCAAAACTTGTTGAATTAACGATTGATGGCATTGAACAATCATTCTCCCCAGAACCGTTTCAATACTCGGTTTCCGGTAACGTGACGGGCACATTAATCAACGTCAATAATGGATTGACCTCCGATTATGAAGATATCGACGTAAAAGGAAAAATTGCGGTTGCTTCAATTAGCGATATTTATTTCGAGGAAATGGTCCTGAATGCAGCTGAAGCAGGTGCTGTCGGCGTAATTATTAACTTCGCTGATGGTTTGCCGAATACCGGATGGTCGCTTGGAAAGCATCATGATGATTTTATCCCAACCATCGCCTTGTCTCCCGGCGAAGGAAAATCTTTACTAAATCTGATCAGAGATAATGAATCCGTTACGGGAACGATAACAATTGAAGGCGCCGATATTGAGAAGCATGAATCACAAAACATCATTGTGACCAAACCGTCCAAGACTTCCAATGATGAAATTGTCGTCGTTGGCGCTCATTACGATTCCGTTGAAACGTCCCCTGGAGCAAGTGATAACGCTAGTGGAACTGCTGTGCTTCTAGAGATTGCACGAGTTTTGGAAAGTGTTTCAACCGATAAAGAACTTCGCTTTCTATTTTTCGGTGCCGAGGAACTTGGATTATTTGGATCGGAAAAATATGTCGACGAAATGACAAAAAGTGAGATTAAACGTACCGATGCGATGTTAAATATGGATATGGTCGGCAGCGTGGATGCAGGACCGCTTACTATGTTCACTGTTGATGGTTTTTCCAATACAGTGACAGATACAGCCAAGACAATTAAGAAAATCCCACTTGAATTTACTGACCGAAGTGATCACAAACCATTTCACAACGCTGGCATCGATGCGGCATTGTTTAGTTATTTCCCTTCGGAAGAATGGTATCATTCTCCACAAGATACAATCGACCAGATTAGTAAGGACCGTTTGGATGAAGTAGCAAGTTTAGTGACTGCATCAGTATTAAAGTTGTCCACAAATAATTATCACGAATAA
- a CDS encoding YaiI/YqxD family protein has protein sequence MPAILIDADACPVVNETIQIAGQYGFRCILICDTAHEMHREGAETVIVSKGADAVDFVLVNRVQKNDIVVTQDYGLAAMVLAKQGHPIDQNGRRYTDDNIDQLLYARHTAQKIRMGGGRLRGPKKRSKENTVKFENSLKKLCEELTSNKS, from the coding sequence ATGCCTGCAATTCTTATCGATGCAGATGCATGTCCAGTGGTGAATGAAACCATACAAATTGCGGGGCAATACGGATTTCGGTGCATCCTCATTTGCGACACGGCGCATGAAATGCATCGTGAAGGCGCGGAAACAGTCATTGTTTCAAAAGGGGCGGATGCAGTCGATTTCGTCCTTGTTAACCGAGTTCAAAAAAATGATATTGTCGTCACTCAGGATTACGGATTAGCCGCGATGGTACTGGCGAAACAAGGCCATCCGATTGATCAAAATGGACGCCGCTACACCGATGATAATATCGATCAACTTCTCTATGCGCGTCATACAGCACAAAAAATTCGAATGGGCGGTGGGCGATTACGAGGTCCGAAAAAACGTTCGAAGGAGAATACGGTCAAATTCGAAAATAGTTTAAAAAAGTTATGCGAGGAATTAACCTCAAATAAAAGTTAA
- a CDS encoding cupin domain-containing protein, producing the protein MDLISTPYKLGEKAKHIAKLQTLENATIINIQLKKGETIAEHDSSKDVVIVVRRGSVIFDVEGTETVVEQDNILYMQPFEKHSLLAKEDTDLLVFQILP; encoded by the coding sequence ATGGACTTAATCTCAACGCCGTATAAACTAGGGGAGAAAGCTAAACATATCGCCAAGCTACAAACGCTTGAAAACGCGACAATCATTAATATCCAACTGAAAAAGGGCGAAACAATCGCCGAACATGATTCGAGCAAAGATGTCGTAATTGTCGTTCGAAGAGGCTCTGTCATCTTTGATGTTGAAGGAACGGAAACAGTGGTTGAACAAGATAATATACTTTATATGCAACCGTTTGAAAAACATAGTCTGCTTGCGAAGGAAGACACGGATCTTTTGGTGTTTCAAATATTGCCATGA